The genomic region CAACACCGACCGATCCCTCGCGCAGGTAAACCACCACGCCGCGGCCTTCCTTGCCGAATTGCTCCATGGTGTCACGCAGATGGTTGTCCTGGCCGAACACGTCGTCAATGACCGATTCAATCTGCAGGCGGACCGGCACGTTTTCGCCGTCGCGGATGTCGCCAAAAACAAGGGCGAGATGGTGCATCGGGTCCCATGGCGTCTTGTAGGTGTGAGCGATGGCTTCGCCCCCCAGGTCTGCACCTGTTGCTTGGCGATGCACTCGACCAGGCTTTCCTGGCGCTGCCGGTAGGCGATCAGTTCGGCAACCGAAATGGTTTTCAGTCCGTGGGTTTGAGCAAATGCGGCAACTTCACCCCCGCGCATCACCGTACCGTCCTCGTTCATCAGTTCCGAGATCACGCCGATGGGCGGCAGGTTGACAAGGCGGCACAGATCGACGGCAGCCTCGGTATGGCCCGAACGCATCAGCACACCACCTTCCTTGGCAACCAGCGGAAAGATGTGGCCGGGCCGTACGAAATCGCCGGCCCCGGCATTTGGATTGGCAAGGGCCCGGCAGGTCGATGTGCGCTCTTCTGCGGATATTCCGGTTGTCGTGTCATGGCGGTAATCGACCGACACCGTAAAGGCGGTGGCATGCGGTGCGTCGTTTTCGGCCACCATCGGCGCAAGGTTCAGCCGCTTGGCGTCGGCAAAGGTCATCGGTGCGCAGACAATGCCGGAGGTGTGGCGGATGATGAACGCCATTTTCTCGGCGGTGCAGTGAACGGCGGCGACGATCAGGTCGCCCTCGTTTTCTCGGTCATCGTCATCGGTGACGACAACGATTTCGCCGGCCTCGAACGCACGCAGCGCGTCAGCAACTTTTACCTGGTCGAATGCCATGCATGTTTCTTTCTGAAAACCGTGTCCTACACGCGGCCTGTCTGGCCGCGGTGTAACAGATAATGATCGGCGATGGCGCATGCCACCATCGCTTCGCCGATGGGGACAGCTCTTATGCCCACACAAGGGTCGTGGCGCCCTTTTGTGACGACATCCACTTCTTCGCCGCTGGCGGTGACGCCCTTGACCGGGCTCATGATGGAAGATGTGGGCTTGACGGCAAAGCGGGCAACCACCGGCTGGCCGGTGGAAATGCCGCCAAGAATGCCGCCGGCATTGTTTGACAGGAACTGTACCTGTCCGTCATTACCCATGCGCATCTCGTCGGCATTTTCGCTGCCGGTAATGCGTGCGGCTTCAAACCCGTTGCCGATCTCCACCCCCTTTACGGCATTGATCGACATCAGCCCGGAAGCGATGTCCTGGTCGAGCTTTGCATAAACTGGTGCGCCTAATCCGGCGGGAACGCCGGTAGCGGCGATCTCGATCACACCGCCCACGGAGTTCAGGCTTTTGCGGATGTCATCAAGATAGGCATCCCATTCTTCTGCCGCGTTTGCATCGGGGCAGAAAAAGGCGTTCCGGCGCACTTCATCCCAGTCCCATTTTGACCGGTCGATGGTCTTTTCGCCAATGGCGACCATGGCGCCGCGTACGGTAAGGCCGGGCACAACCCGCTTGGCAAGGGCGCCGGCAGCAACCCGTGCTGCCGTTTCGCGCGCAGACGAGCGCCCGCCGCCGCGATAGTCGCGAATGCCGTATTTGATGTCATAGGTAAAATCGGCATGGCCCGGGCGGTAGCGGTCCTTGATATCCGAATAATCCTTGGAGCGTTGGTCAGTGTTCCAGATTGCCATTGAAATCGGCGTGCCGGTGGTAATCAGCACGTCCGGCTCGTCTTCTGCTTCCAGAACCCCGGAAAGTAGTTCGACCTGATCGTCTTCCTTGCGCTGGGTGGTGTGCCTGGACTGGCCAGGTTTTCGGCGGTCGAGATCAGCCTGAATGTCGGCCAGCTTGAAGCGAATGCTCGGCGGGCAGCCATCTACCACGCAGCCAATGCCCCGTCCGTGGCTCTCGCCCCAGGTCGTAACCCTGAAAAGATGACCGAACGTATTGTGTGACATGGCTGCTCTTGGAAGGGCCGTTTGCTCCGGCAATTGTGAAAAAACTTGTATGGAGGAAAGAACAGGGGGTCAATGGCGCGGCACGATGGCCGGCCGCTTCTGCGCTTTCTCAATCGGTATAATTCATCACGCAGAATAGAACGCACCCGTCGGCGTCTTCAGGAAATCCGCCAGAACGATGTCTTCCTGTTTGAGGAAGCCCTGGCCCGGCAGTTTCCCGGCCCGGACCATTTCGATAACCGCCACCACCGATCCGGCCGTCGTCCAGGCGATCGCCGTGCGCTGTTCGCCGGCCACCTCCATCGGGCGGTAGGCGCGCACGAACTCGCGGCGCTGCAGCCGTCCGTCAACCGTTCCTTCCGAAGCAACGTGGACGTAGACGACATCGTCGTTCACCGGCGGCTTGGCATGAACGAGAATTTCGCCCGCTTCGTCCCGGCGCTCGCGCATCAACAGTTCATGGAAAAAGAAGTTCATCAGCTTGGCATGGCCGGGATAGCGCATCGTCTTGTAGTCGATGTTCGCGACCTTGCCCAAATAGGTATCGCACATCGTGCCGAGACCGCCGGAAGTGGTAAAGGCTTCCAGCCTGACGCCGTCGATATAGATGTTCTCCAGCCATTCCATGGCCGAGACCCATTTGCGCTCGCCGTCTTCGATCACCTCGCAGTCGTTGATATACTCGTTGACGACAC from Salaquimonas pukyongi harbors:
- the aroC gene encoding chorismate synthase encodes the protein MSHNTFGHLFRVTTWGESHGRGIGCVVDGCPPSIRFKLADIQADLDRRKPGQSRHTTQRKEDDQVELLSGVLEAEDEPDVLITTGTPISMAIWNTDQRSKDYSDIKDRYRPGHADFTYDIKYGIRDYRGGGRSSARETAARVAAGALAKRVVPGLTVRGAMVAIGEKTIDRSKWDWDEVRRNAFFCPDANAAEEWDAYLDDIRKSLNSVGGVIEIAATGVPAGLGAPVYAKLDQDIASGLMSINAVKGVEIGNGFEAARITGSENADEMRMGNDGQVQFLSNNAGGILGGISTGQPVVARFAVKPTSSIMSPVKGVTASGEEVDVVTKGRHDPCVGIRAVPIGEAMVACAIADHYLLHRGQTGRV
- a CDS encoding saccharopine dehydrogenase family protein, with protein sequence MKKIAVLGLGKVGTLAAELLHQSGFQVVGIDLRAVSKPLPFTVKQLDLNSADDLAAELAAQDAVLSCLPYHLNVQIAEIAHKAGIHYFDLTEDVPTTKRIIELAQTAKGLMAPQCGLAPGFVGIVGASLIGELDECRSCRMRVGALPQNPTGLMGYAFNWSPEGVVNEYINDCEVIEDGERKWVSAMEWLENIYIDGVRLEAFTTSGGLGTMCDTYLGKVANIDYKTMRYPGHAKLMNFFFHELLMRERRDEAGEILVHAKPPVNDDVVYVHVASEGTVDGRLQRREFVRAYRPMEVAGEQRTAIAWTTAGSVVAVIEMVRAGKLPGQGFLKQEDIVLADFLKTPTGAFYSA